A window of the Thermococcus alcaliphilus genome harbors these coding sequences:
- a CDS encoding 60S ribosomal export protein NMD3 produces MSERFCYRCGISENEGGPLIDGLCQVCFRKENPVLLIEDEINTELCQNCGSYKVRGTWVDPKTYNLEELIFEVADNALIENLLLDERVKEVKIVPKEELEEIEEVPVGTAYVSFEPIEWHIEYFPAIINYEVEVKARIHEMQKELHHEKKMVTVYVRQTVCPRCQKFLGGYFEAILQVRAEDRVLTKEEKDEISKLVEEKVDEIMKRDRMGFIQDTVEKEEGIDFYMGSTSAARKLAQAIRDKYGGSISEAYQLIGQDRMTSKEVYRTSVSVRIPKFRKGDIVGDKKGNIYRVEDVNGKGLFLKNLSTHENEHKDWKSAKRDEIDTVEHERLEAMATSSTPREVQFMDMNSYETFELEKPEFEVKEGEIYRLVRVKGKYYIEEKKQE; encoded by the coding sequence ATGAGCGAGAGATTTTGCTACAGATGTGGAATTAGCGAGAACGAAGGGGGGCCGTTGATAGACGGCCTCTGTCAGGTATGCTTTAGAAAGGAAAACCCCGTACTCCTAATAGAAGATGAAATAAATACCGAGCTATGCCAAAACTGTGGGAGCTATAAGGTTAGAGGGACATGGGTAGATCCAAAAACTTACAACCTTGAAGAGCTTATCTTTGAAGTTGCCGATAATGCTCTCATTGAAAACCTCCTCCTTGATGAGAGAGTTAAAGAGGTAAAAATTGTTCCGAAAGAGGAATTGGAGGAAATTGAAGAAGTGCCCGTAGGAACTGCATATGTGAGCTTTGAGCCAATTGAGTGGCACATAGAGTACTTTCCGGCAATAATCAACTATGAAGTGGAAGTTAAAGCGAGAATTCATGAAATGCAAAAGGAGCTTCACCATGAGAAGAAGATGGTAACAGTCTATGTAAGGCAAACAGTATGTCCAAGGTGCCAGAAATTCTTAGGAGGTTATTTCGAGGCAATTTTGCAGGTTAGAGCTGAAGATAGAGTCTTAACAAAAGAAGAGAAAGATGAAATCTCAAAACTAGTTGAGGAAAAAGTTGACGAAATAATGAAGCGCGACAGGATGGGCTTCATCCAAGATACTGTAGAAAAAGAAGAAGGAATAGACTTCTACATGGGATCAACAAGTGCTGCAAGAAAGCTTGCCCAAGCGATAAGGGATAAATATGGCGGGAGTATAAGTGAGGCTTATCAGCTAATTGGGCAGGACAGAATGACGAGCAAGGAAGTTTATAGGACAAGTGTTAGCGTTAGAATCCCAAAGTTTAGAAAAGGAGACATAGTGGGGGACAAAAAAGGCAACATATACAGAGTTGAAGATGTGAACGGAAAAGGGTTGTTCTTAAAGAACCTCTCCACTCACGAAAATGAACACAAAGACTGGAAAAGTGCAAAGCGAGATGAAATAGACACAGTAGAGCACGAGAGACTGGAAGCTATGGCAACGAGTTCAACTCCAAGAGAAGTCCAGTTTATGGACATGAACAGCTATGAGACCTTTGAGCTCGAAAAACCAGAATTTGAAGTAAAGGAAGGAGAAATTTACAGGCTCGTTAGGGTTAAGGGGAAATATTATATCGAGGAGAAAAAGCAGGAATAA
- the cdr gene encoding CoA-disulfide reductase yields MKKTVVIIGGGAAGMSTASRVKRLKPEWDVKVFEATEWVSHAPCGVPYVVEGISPKEKLMHYPPEFFIKKRGIDLHLNAEVIEVEQGSVRVRENGEEKTYEWDYLVFANGASPQVPPIEGVDLRGVFTADLPPDAVAIKEYVEKNDVRNVVVIGTGYIALEMAEAFVVQGKNVTLIGRSERVLRKTFDKEITDIVEAKLREHLNLRLEEVTLRIEGEEKVEKVVTDAGEYKADLVIIATGIKPNTELARQLGVRIGETGAIWTNERMQTSIENVYAAGDVAETKHLITGRRVWVPLAPPGNKMGYVAGSNIAGVDITFPGVLGTAITKFMDLEIGKTGLTEGEALKEGYDVKTAFIEARTKPHYYPGGKKIWLKAIADKENGRLLGLQAVGAEILPRVDAFAVALQAGFTTKDLFFADLAYAPPFAPVWDPLVVLARVLKF; encoded by the coding sequence ATGAAAAAGACAGTTGTTATCATAGGTGGCGGAGCTGCTGGAATGAGCACTGCATCAAGAGTGAAGAGACTGAAACCTGAATGGGATGTAAAGGTGTTTGAAGCGACTGAATGGGTCAGTCATGCCCCCTGTGGAGTGCCTTATGTCGTTGAAGGAATTTCTCCAAAGGAGAAACTTATGCACTATCCACCCGAGTTTTTCATCAAAAAGAGAGGAATTGACCTGCACTTGAATGCAGAAGTGATAGAAGTTGAGCAAGGAAGTGTGAGAGTAAGGGAGAATGGTGAAGAGAAAACCTACGAGTGGGACTACTTGGTTTTTGCAAACGGCGCCTCCCCCCAAGTACCGCCAATAGAGGGTGTAGATTTGAGGGGAGTTTTTACAGCAGACCTGCCTCCAGATGCGGTTGCAATAAAAGAATATGTGGAGAAAAATGATGTAAGGAACGTTGTGGTGATTGGAACTGGCTATATAGCACTTGAGATGGCCGAAGCATTTGTGGTTCAGGGAAAGAATGTAACACTAATCGGCAGAAGCGAGAGGGTCTTAAGAAAAACCTTTGACAAGGAAATCACCGATATAGTAGAGGCAAAACTCAGAGAACACCTAAACCTCCGTCTGGAAGAAGTAACCCTTAGGATTGAAGGAGAAGAGAAGGTAGAGAAGGTAGTCACTGATGCAGGGGAGTATAAAGCCGATCTAGTCATCATAGCCACTGGAATCAAGCCAAACACAGAGCTTGCACGACAACTAGGGGTTAGGATAGGGGAAACTGGAGCAATATGGACAAACGAGAGAATGCAAACGAGCATTGAAAACGTCTATGCTGCTGGAGACGTTGCCGAGACAAAGCATTTGATCACTGGCAGAAGGGTATGGGTGCCATTGGCTCCACCGGGTAACAAGATGGGCTACGTAGCGGGAAGCAACATAGCGGGTGTTGACATAACATTTCCAGGAGTTCTTGGAACGGCCATAACCAAATTCATGGATCTCGAAATTGGGAAAACCGGGCTAACAGAAGGAGAAGCCCTAAAAGAAGGATATGATGTTAAGACGGCATTCATAGAGGCAAGAACAAAACCCCATTATTATCCGGGCGGAAAGAAGATATGGCTCAAAGCAATAGCGGACAAAGAGAACGGAAGGCTCTTAGGCTTACAGGCAGTTGGAGCAGAGATACTTCCAAGAGTGGATGCTTTTGCAGTAGCTTTACAAGCAGGATTTACAACAAAAGACCTCTTCTTTGCCGATTTAGCCTATGCACCACCGTTTGCCCCGGTTTGGGATCCACTGGTAGTTCTAGCAAGGGTCTTGAAGTTCTGA
- a CDS encoding DUF998 domain-containing protein yields the protein MKAINKAPCLYLAYLSIAIPLISIAIAILLSDWFNITNNALSDLGHATRSSVAPIFNFGLSLGGALIIYVSALCIYKTSKAFSAVGFLVGFTLILVAVFDEIYRGLHFKVSVAFFLSLAVFLVAYGVYFRSYLPIPALTVAILAWLIHFAYNVPKGVAIPELVSVFATAPFYIDTIKRFQVNS from the coding sequence ATGAAAGCAATAAACAAAGCCCCCTGTTTATACCTGGCGTATCTCTCAATAGCGATACCCTTAATATCAATTGCAATAGCAATACTTCTCTCAGATTGGTTCAATATCACAAACAACGCCCTAAGCGATCTTGGACATGCCACAAGAAGCTCCGTTGCACCGATATTTAACTTTGGCTTGAGTCTCGGAGGGGCTCTTATCATATACGTTTCAGCACTGTGCATATACAAAACCAGCAAAGCTTTCTCTGCTGTGGGGTTCTTAGTCGGGTTTACGCTAATTCTGGTGGCTGTTTTTGATGAAATCTACAGGGGACTGCACTTCAAAGTCTCGGTGGCGTTCTTTCTCTCTCTTGCAGTATTCCTAGTTGCCTATGGGGTCTACTTTAGAAGTTATTTACCTATTCCTGCTCTAACAGTTGCGATACTAGCGTGGCTCATTCATTTTGCATACAATGTTCCAAAGGGAGTAGCAATCCCAGAGCTCGTCTCTGTATTTGCAACAGCCCCGTTTTACATTGATACGATAAAAAGGTTTCAAGTAAACTCATAA
- a CDS encoding oligosaccharide repeat unit polymerase family protein, translated as MKALKLFTLAFFTYLFLMVYANIFLKDKLYATVLPSSRITIALAIALLCWGVLVIGYLKPIRFPEWVYWFLIFILSFALPIYGQLAVLVVFLISKKYESFEKYAKFVLVSSIFFILILYLFEGVPFFQWELRFRLVKPLVLFAFLSGISLTYCELNWKLKTALFLALEVLFFLGTFRSLMLLIFLFYSLPYYYENKLTFRQALIGVPVFLFVAFLSGNLEALLVRMGFTFLIFHNIVSVSLPFGFFHGKLLLHSDPRWRIAFMFTLNGRYTYFLFGQPIADFGILGVVEAYLFGSLLRLSETDKKTASVVLATLIYALESGVDAFILSVLLLFGGVYSKYTSKG; from the coding sequence ATGAAAGCCCTAAAGCTCTTTACCCTTGCATTTTTTACATACTTATTTTTAATGGTTTATGCAAATATCTTCCTCAAGGATAAGCTGTATGCCACGGTTCTCCCCTCTAGTAGAATCACAATTGCTCTCGCTATTGCTCTGCTATGTTGGGGGGTTTTAGTTATCGGTTATTTAAAACCAATAAGATTCCCGGAATGGGTTTACTGGTTTCTCATATTCATTCTCTCCTTTGCACTCCCAATTTACGGCCAGTTGGCTGTTTTAGTTGTGTTCTTAATATCAAAAAAATATGAATCCTTTGAGAAATATGCAAAATTTGTTCTTGTGAGCTCTATCTTTTTCATACTTATTCTCTATTTATTTGAAGGTGTCCCGTTTTTCCAGTGGGAGCTTAGGTTTAGGCTTGTTAAACCCCTAGTACTTTTTGCGTTTTTGTCTGGAATCTCTCTTACGTATTGCGAACTAAACTGGAAGCTCAAAACTGCCCTTTTCTTAGCATTGGAGGTTCTTTTCTTTTTAGGCACTTTTAGATCTCTGATGCTTTTGATATTCCTATTTTACTCGCTTCCATATTATTACGAAAACAAATTGACGTTCAGACAAGCCTTAATCGGAGTGCCAGTTTTCTTATTTGTTGCCTTCTTAAGTGGAAATCTTGAAGCTCTTTTGGTCAGAATGGGATTTACATTTTTGATTTTCCATAACATAGTTTCAGTCTCTCTCCCATTTGGCTTTTTCCACGGCAAATTGTTACTCCACAGCGACCCAAGGTGGAGAATTGCATTTATGTTTACCCTTAACGGTAGGTACACTTACTTCCTCTTCGGCCAGCCAATAGCGGATTTTGGAATCCTTGGGGTAGTTGAGGCGTATCTATTTGGAAGTTTGCTTAGATTATCAGAAACTGACAAAAAAACCGCAAGTGTTGTTTTGGCGACGTTAATATATGCCCTTGAGAGCGGAGTGGATGCCTTTATTCTTTCCGTGTTGTTGCTTTTTGGTGGGGTCTATTCAAAGTACACATCGAAAGGCTAA
- a CDS encoding MFS transporter has translation MRDNRNFWLFAMGRFVSLVGSGVQDVALPLFILDLTGSGTIMGTFMIISMLPRLLLYPIAGVLGDRINRKWIMVWMDFGRGVVILLLALLASKNLITIPILFGAQFVVSIMNALFGPATSAMLPDIVEKEELMRANSILMSLNSTAYIVGPALGGIIYGMGGIMIAFLINGVSFIASGVSELFIRYEQKVEKIKNIGEVFEGLRDGLNYIRVRRGILILMGFALVINFFAAPIFAVLYPYVMRIVIKFTAEQYGLLETSFMGGILLGNILIGALFAKKKAENLLVKGLIVETILLLIFAVLMLPQSIAFFLGPSWRMFGAIALVSVLMGVSNAFVNTPLNVEFQQLVPTEYRARVFFGFGSYESGNNSHRLWCRWHTPR, from the coding sequence ATGAGAGACAATCGAAATTTTTGGCTCTTTGCCATGGGACGTTTCGTATCTCTCGTGGGAAGTGGAGTACAAGATGTGGCTTTGCCCTTGTTCATTCTAGATTTAACAGGCTCTGGCACGATAATGGGAACTTTTATGATAATTTCAATGCTTCCTCGATTACTCCTATACCCAATAGCTGGCGTTTTGGGAGATAGAATCAACAGAAAGTGGATAATGGTCTGGATGGACTTTGGGAGGGGAGTAGTTATTCTACTTCTGGCTCTTTTGGCGTCAAAAAATTTAATAACAATACCTATCCTCTTTGGGGCGCAGTTCGTTGTGTCGATCATGAACGCCCTGTTTGGGCCGGCAACCAGTGCTATGCTGCCGGATATAGTAGAAAAAGAGGAGTTAATGAGAGCAAATTCAATTTTGATGAGCCTCAACAGCACAGCTTATATAGTAGGCCCAGCCCTTGGTGGGATAATTTATGGGATGGGAGGAATAATGATAGCGTTTCTTATCAATGGTGTGTCGTTTATAGCTTCAGGTGTTAGTGAGCTTTTTATAAGATATGAACAAAAAGTAGAGAAGATAAAAAACATTGGCGAAGTTTTTGAGGGTTTAAGAGATGGCTTAAACTACATAAGAGTCCGAAGAGGAATATTAATTTTGATGGGCTTTGCTTTGGTGATTAACTTTTTTGCGGCTCCAATATTTGCGGTTCTTTACCCTTATGTGATGAGGATAGTTATTAAATTCACTGCAGAGCAGTACGGTCTTTTAGAGACTTCGTTTATGGGGGGTATACTTCTCGGAAACATCTTAATCGGTGCACTGTTTGCAAAGAAAAAGGCTGAGAACCTTTTAGTTAAAGGTTTGATAGTTGAAACAATTCTACTGTTGATTTTTGCCGTTTTAATGCTCCCACAAAGCATTGCATTCTTTTTGGGACCCAGCTGGAGAATGTTTGGTGCAATCGCTTTGGTATCGGTTTTAATGGGGGTTTCAAATGCCTTCGTGAACACTCCACTAAACGTGGAATTCCAGCAACTTGTTCCAACGGAATATAGGGCGAGGGTGTTTTTCGGTTTTGGAAGTTATGAGTCAGGGAATAATTCCCATAGGCTATGGTGTCGTTGGCATACTCCTCGATAA
- a CDS encoding M20 metallopeptidase family protein — translation MNPLKEALKIKDQIIAWRRDFHMHPELGYEEERTSKIVEEHLREWGYKIKRIGTGIIADIGKGEKTIALRADMDALPVQEENDVPYKSRIPGKMHACGHDAHTAMLLGAARIIAEHENELPNKVRLLFQPAEEGGNGALKMIEGGALEGVNAIFGLHVWMELPSGVVGIREGPFMAGAGRFDVEIEGKGGHGASPHETIDPVPIAAQAILAFQTIISRNLNPLESGVVSVGSIKAGEAFNVIPEKVYMNGTYRFFTPETKALIEKRIEEILKGITLANNASCELKIEEISPPAINDPKMASLARKVAQNLGLKVEEVPKTMGAEDFAFYLQKVPGAFIALGIKNGEKGIIYPHHHPRFNVDEDVLPLGTALEVGLAFERI, via the coding sequence ATGAATCCTCTTAAAGAAGCCCTCAAAATTAAAGACCAGATAATTGCCTGGCGCAGGGATTTTCACATGCATCCTGAGCTCGGCTACGAGGAAGAGAGAACATCAAAAATTGTTGAGGAACACCTGAGAGAGTGGGGGTACAAAATTAAGCGCATTGGAACAGGGATAATAGCGGATATTGGCAAAGGAGAAAAGACTATAGCTTTAAGGGCCGATATGGATGCTTTGCCTGTTCAGGAGGAGAACGATGTCCCTTACAAGTCCAGAATCCCGGGAAAAATGCACGCTTGTGGACATGACGCTCACACTGCAATGCTCCTCGGAGCAGCGAGAATAATAGCTGAGCATGAAAACGAGCTCCCTAACAAAGTGAGGTTACTCTTCCAGCCAGCAGAGGAGGGAGGAAACGGAGCATTGAAGATGATAGAAGGTGGGGCTCTTGAAGGAGTTAATGCCATCTTTGGCCTCCATGTATGGATGGAACTGCCGAGCGGTGTTGTTGGTATAAGAGAAGGCCCCTTTATGGCAGGGGCTGGAAGGTTCGATGTAGAGATAGAAGGAAAAGGAGGCCACGGGGCTTCGCCTCACGAAACGATCGACCCGGTTCCCATAGCAGCCCAAGCTATTTTAGCTTTCCAAACAATCATAAGCAGAAACCTTAATCCTCTAGAGAGTGGGGTTGTAAGTGTGGGCTCAATAAAAGCCGGAGAGGCCTTTAACGTGATTCCAGAGAAGGTTTATATGAATGGCACCTATAGGTTCTTCACGCCAGAAACAAAAGCTCTTATTGAAAAAAGAATTGAAGAGATTTTAAAGGGCATAACATTAGCTAACAATGCTTCGTGTGAGCTCAAAATAGAGGAAATAAGCCCTCCAGCCATAAACGATCCAAAAATGGCATCTCTTGCTAGAAAGGTTGCTCAAAATCTCGGACTAAAAGTAGAAGAAGTTCCAAAGACTATGGGGGCCGAAGACTTTGCATTCTACCTCCAAAAGGTACCGGGAGCATTTATAGCTCTGGGCATTAAAAATGGAGAGAAAGGGATAATCTATCCTCACCACCATCCAAGATTCAACGTTGATGAGGATGTTTTGCCATTAGGTACTGCATTGGAAGTTGGGTTGGCTTTTGAAAGAATTTGA
- a CDS encoding DUF424 domain-containing protein, with amino-acid sequence MKIYVKVYRVQGEVLVAACDEELLGKTFREGELKLEVKERFYKGELREVEELESLLEEATIANLTGERCVKKAIELGYVDEKRVLYIQGVPHAQMAKLL; translated from the coding sequence ATGAAAATTTACGTTAAGGTTTATCGTGTTCAGGGAGAAGTTCTCGTTGCTGCATGTGATGAAGAGCTTTTGGGTAAAACGTTTAGAGAAGGCGAGCTCAAATTAGAGGTAAAAGAGAGATTCTACAAAGGTGAACTCAGAGAAGTTGAAGAGCTTGAGTCCCTGCTGGAAGAGGCCACAATAGCAAACCTCACCGGAGAGAGGTGCGTAAAAAAGGCCATTGAGCTGGGCTATGTAGATGAAAAGAGAGTCCTTTACATCCAAGGCGTCCCTCATGCCCAGATGGCAAAGCTGTTATAA
- a CDS encoding DUF1464 family protein encodes MRVIGVDPGTKSFDIIGLEDGKIKLDLSFPSEVVAEEPSKIVRTIEEFSADLIIGPSGYGVPLKHISELTEKDRFEMTLVREEEMKEIPVLIGLQKMVSEMAEKNMNVWFIPGVIHLPTVPEWRKYNKIDMGTADKMAITVLGIYDQAKRLNIEYSDVSFVLLEVGFGYNYAGAVKGGKIVDGIGGTIFPGPAYVNSGALDGEVAYLMGKIKKWHLFWGGASIIAAEKILPPEEFAKRLDEEPFAKAWEAMKDGFIKAVASELAVVRDAKEIILSGRLMRIDELRKDVKDLFEERFGLPVVKQRGLEGKAKEAAQGSAIIGDGLAGGEFKGLVEHVEIKKSYGSVLDYVKLPLNI; translated from the coding sequence ATGAGGGTTATAGGTGTCGATCCAGGCACGAAGAGCTTTGACATTATTGGCCTTGAAGACGGAAAGATAAAACTCGATCTCAGCTTTCCAAGTGAAGTAGTTGCGGAAGAGCCAAGCAAAATCGTTAGGACAATAGAAGAATTCAGTGCAGACTTAATAATCGGCCCCTCAGGGTACGGAGTTCCGCTTAAGCACATAAGTGAATTAACTGAAAAAGACCGCTTTGAGATGACGCTAGTTAGAGAAGAAGAAATGAAAGAAATACCAGTTCTCATTGGATTGCAAAAGATGGTAAGCGAGATGGCTGAAAAGAATATGAACGTGTGGTTTATTCCCGGCGTTATACACCTTCCAACTGTGCCAGAATGGAGGAAATACAACAAAATAGACATGGGAACAGCGGATAAAATGGCGATAACCGTTCTTGGAATCTACGACCAAGCCAAGAGGCTTAACATTGAGTATTCCGACGTTTCATTCGTGCTCCTTGAGGTTGGCTTTGGCTACAATTACGCTGGAGCAGTCAAGGGTGGAAAGATAGTTGATGGCATTGGGGGTACGATATTCCCTGGCCCGGCATACGTGAACAGCGGTGCCCTCGACGGTGAGGTGGCATATCTCATGGGAAAAATCAAGAAGTGGCACCTCTTCTGGGGAGGAGCAAGCATAATTGCCGCAGAAAAGATACTCCCACCAGAGGAATTTGCCAAAAGGCTTGACGAGGAGCCTTTTGCAAAAGCCTGGGAAGCCATGAAAGACGGCTTTATAAAGGCAGTTGCTAGTGAACTCGCCGTTGTGAGAGATGCCAAGGAAATAATCCTCTCTGGTAGACTTATGCGCATAGATGAGCTTAGAAAAGATGTTAAAGACCTCTTCGAGGAGCGCTTTGGCCTTCCAGTGGTTAAGCAGAGGGGTCTTGAGGGGAAAGCAAAGGAGGCCGCCCAGGGAAGCGCTATAATCGGGGACGGACTTGCTGGAGGAGAATTCAAAGGGCTTGTTGAACACGTTGAGATAAAGAAGAGTTACGGAAGCGTCCTCGACTATGTGAAACTTCCTTTGAATATTTGA
- the leuS gene encoding leucine--tRNA ligase — translation MVDFKAIEEKWQQKWLEEKVFEPQIDEKKPKFYITVAFPYLSGHLHVGHARTYTIPDVIARFKRMQGYNVLFPMAWHITGSPIVGIAERIKHRDPQTIYVYRDVYKVPEDILWTFEDPVNIVKYFMKAARETFIRAGFSVDWSREFHTTSLFPPFSKFIEWQFLRLKEKGLIVKGTHYVRWDPVVGTPLGDHDLIEGEDVQILDYILIKFVLEEKGEVYYLPAATLRPETVYGVTNMWLNPEATYVKARVKSGDKEEKWIISKEAAYKLSFQDKDIEVLEEFKGEKLIGKWVKNPVTGDEVIILPAEFVDPDNATGVVMSVPAHAPFDHAALEDIKKNTEILLRYDIDPRIVENISYISLIELEGYGEFPAVEESEKLGVKSQKDVEKLEQATKNIYKAEYHKGVFKIEPYKGKPVNEVKELVAKEMLEKGIADRMYEFSDKNVISRFGNRAVIKIIHDQWFIDYGNPEWKAKAREALAEMKILPESRRAQFEAIIEWLDKKACARKVGLGTPLPWDPEWVIESLSDSTIYMAYYTISRAVNKYGIKGEQLIPEVFDYIFLEDFSEEKEKQLSEKTGIPKEVIREMKEEFEYWYPLDWRCSAKDLIPNHLTFFIFNHVAIFRKEHWPKGIAVNGFGTLEGQKMSKSKGNVLNFIDAIEENGADVVRLYIMSLAEHDSDFDWKRSEVGKLRKQIERFYELIMEFAAYEDKDVELMDIDKWLLHRVNKAIKGATEALEEFRTRTAVQWAFYSILNDLRWYMRRTEGRDDEAKKVTLRRVADIWVRLMAPFTPHIAEELWTKLGGEGFVSLAKWPEPVEEWWNETIELEEDYIKALIDDIKEIITVAKLENAKRAYIYTAEEWKWRVAEIVAEKKDFKAAMSEVMKDPEMRKRGKEVSKLIQKLVKERAFELKRIDEEKALRQAKDFIERETGLEIIINPEEDKGGKKKQAMPMKPAIFVE, via the coding sequence ATGGTAGATTTCAAGGCTATTGAAGAAAAATGGCAGCAGAAGTGGCTGGAAGAGAAGGTATTCGAACCTCAGATAGATGAAAAGAAGCCAAAGTTCTACATAACGGTTGCATTCCCCTACTTGTCAGGCCACTTGCACGTGGGACATGCTAGAACCTATACAATACCGGACGTTATTGCAAGGTTCAAGAGAATGCAGGGATACAATGTCTTGTTCCCAATGGCGTGGCATATAACCGGCTCTCCAATAGTCGGGATAGCGGAAAGAATAAAGCACAGGGATCCCCAGACAATCTACGTTTATAGGGATGTCTACAAAGTTCCGGAGGACATTTTGTGGACATTTGAAGATCCAGTGAATATAGTAAAGTACTTCATGAAGGCCGCAAGGGAGACTTTTATCAGAGCGGGTTTTAGTGTTGACTGGAGCAGAGAATTCCACACGACATCGCTCTTTCCGCCGTTCAGTAAGTTTATCGAGTGGCAGTTCTTGAGATTAAAAGAAAAAGGGCTGATCGTTAAGGGAACCCACTACGTCAGATGGGATCCAGTTGTTGGAACCCCCTTGGGAGATCACGACCTAATTGAGGGAGAAGATGTACAGATACTGGATTACATTCTGATAAAGTTCGTTCTTGAAGAGAAAGGCGAAGTTTACTATCTACCTGCGGCAACCCTAAGGCCCGAAACCGTTTACGGAGTAACCAACATGTGGTTAAATCCCGAGGCAACTTACGTGAAAGCCAGAGTTAAGAGCGGAGACAAGGAAGAGAAATGGATAATAAGCAAGGAAGCCGCTTACAAGTTGAGCTTCCAAGATAAGGATATTGAAGTTCTGGAAGAGTTCAAGGGAGAGAAGTTAATTGGAAAGTGGGTCAAGAACCCGGTAACTGGAGATGAGGTAATTATTTTGCCTGCTGAGTTCGTTGATCCAGATAACGCTACCGGAGTAGTCATGAGCGTTCCTGCACATGCACCCTTCGATCATGCCGCCTTGGAGGACATAAAGAAGAACACAGAAATCCTGTTGAGGTATGATATTGATCCAAGGATCGTTGAAAACATAAGCTACATCTCCCTGATTGAGTTGGAGGGCTATGGTGAATTCCCGGCTGTTGAAGAGAGTGAAAAGCTTGGAGTAAAAAGCCAAAAAGATGTGGAAAAACTTGAACAGGCCACAAAAAACATCTACAAAGCTGAATACCACAAGGGTGTCTTCAAGATTGAGCCCTACAAAGGAAAACCCGTTAACGAGGTAAAGGAGCTAGTAGCTAAGGAGATGCTCGAAAAAGGAATAGCTGACAGGATGTATGAATTCTCGGACAAAAACGTCATCTCAAGGTTTGGAAACAGAGCGGTTATAAAAATAATCCACGATCAATGGTTTATCGACTACGGAAACCCAGAATGGAAGGCAAAGGCGAGAGAAGCTTTAGCAGAAATGAAAATCCTGCCGGAGTCAAGAAGGGCACAGTTTGAAGCCATAATAGAGTGGCTCGACAAGAAGGCCTGTGCGAGAAAAGTTGGCCTTGGAACTCCTTTGCCGTGGGATCCGGAGTGGGTGATCGAAAGTCTGAGCGACTCAACAATTTACATGGCTTACTACACCATAAGCAGAGCCGTAAATAAGTATGGCATTAAAGGAGAACAGCTAATCCCAGAAGTTTTTGACTACATATTCCTTGAGGACTTTAGCGAGGAGAAAGAAAAGCAGCTAAGCGAAAAAACGGGCATTCCAAAAGAAGTTATAAGAGAAATGAAGGAAGAATTTGAATACTGGTATCCGCTGGACTGGAGATGCTCGGCTAAGGACTTAATTCCAAACCACTTAACGTTCTTTATCTTCAATCACGTTGCCATATTCAGAAAAGAGCACTGGCCGAAAGGAATAGCGGTTAACGGCTTTGGAACTCTTGAAGGACAGAAAATGAGCAAGAGCAAGGGGAACGTGCTCAACTTTATCGATGCCATTGAAGAGAACGGGGCAGATGTGGTTAGACTTTACATCATGAGTCTAGCAGAGCACGACAGCGACTTTGACTGGAAGAGGAGTGAAGTGGGCAAATTAAGAAAGCAAATAGAGAGATTCTATGAGCTTATAATGGAATTTGCAGCTTATGAGGACAAAGACGTTGAGCTAATGGACATTGACAAATGGCTCTTGCACAGAGTTAACAAAGCCATAAAAGGTGCCACTGAGGCTCTGGAGGAATTTAGAACAAGGACGGCTGTTCAATGGGCTTTCTACAGCATACTGAACGACCTAAGATGGTACATGAGGAGAACAGAAGGAAGGGACGATGAAGCGAAAAAGGTTACTTTGAGGAGAGTTGCTGATATCTGGGTTCGCTTGATGGCTCCGTTTACACCACACATAGCTGAGGAACTCTGGACAAAGCTTGGTGGAGAGGGCTTTGTAAGCCTTGCCAAGTGGCCAGAGCCTGTTGAAGAGTGGTGGAACGAAACAATAGAACTTGAAGAGGACTACATCAAAGCACTAATCGATGATATAAAGGAAATTATCACCGTTGCAAAGCTCGAAAATGCAAAGAGAGCCTACATCTACACAGCTGAAGAGTGGAAGTGGAGAGTAGCGGAGATAGTCGCGGAGAAGAAGGACTTCAAGGCAGCTATGAGTGAAGTAATGAAAGATCCAGAGATGAGAAAGCGTGGCAAGGAAGTTTCAAAGCTGATTCAAAAGCTTGTCAAGGAGAGAGCTTTTGAACTCAAGCGCATCGATGAGGAGAAGGCCTTAAGACAGGCAAAGGACTTCATAGAACGCGAAACGGGGCTAGAAATCATCATAAACCCAGAGGAGGACAAGGGCGGAAAGAAGAAGCAGGCAATGCCGATGAAGCCTGCAATATTTGTGGAGTGA